The DNA window GCAGGAGGAGGCGGTCGGGCTCGTGGCCAACGCGGTCCGGCGGGCGCGATCGGGGCTGAAGGATCCGCGCCGCCCGATCGGGTCGTTCCTCTTCCTCGGGCCGACGGGCGTCGGAAAGACGGAGCTCGCGCGGGCCCTCGCGCAGTTTCTGTTCGACGACGAGGCGGCCATGGTCCGCCTCGACATGTCCGAGTACATGGAGAAGCACTCGGTCGCCCGGATGATCGGGGCGCCGCCGGGGTACGTGGGGTACGAGGAGGGGGGGGCTCTCACCGAGGCGATCCGCCGCAAACCGTACGCGGTGATCCTGTTCGACGAAATCGAGAAGGCGCACCCCGACGTCTTCAACATCCTGCTGCAAGTCCTCGAGGACGGGCGCCTGACCGATGGGCAGGGGCGGACCGTCGACTTCCGCAACGCCGTGGTCATCCTCACCTCCAACGTCGGCTCCCATTGGATCCAGGAGCTCGCGGGGAAGGGCGAAGAGGTGATCCGGGACCGCGTGATGGAGGAGCTTCGCCGGGATTTCCGGCCCGAGTTCCTGAACCGCCTCGACGAGATCGTCCTGTTCCACTCTCTCGGGAAGGAGGAACTCTCCCGAATCGTGGACATCATGGTGCGGGAACTGAACGACCGGCTCGCGGACAGGAAGGTCGCGATCTCGCTGACCCGCGCGGCGAAGACCCGGATCGCCGAGATCGGGTTCGACCCCGCTTACGGCGCCCGGCCCCTGCGGCGCGCGCTTCAGAAGCGGATCGGGGACGCCCTCGCGATGCGTCTCCTCGGGGGGGAGTTCCCCGAGGGGGACCGGGTGACGGTCGACGTCGACCCGAAAGGGGGTTTCACCTTCACCCGTTCCATCTCTTAGTGCTCCACCGGGACTCCCGAACCAGAACCTCCTATTGACAATGGGTTCTGATGAAGATACTTTGAGTTGAAAACAGCGTTTGAAAAGGCACTCTTCGATGGGATCCGCCGTTTCCTTCCTCGCTCCGGCCAAGTTGAATCTTTCCCTGCAGGTGTTCGGGAAACGCCCTGACGGGTACCACCACATCCGTTCCGTCATGGTGCCGGTCTCCCTGTACGACGAGGTGACCGTCGAGGAGGCTCCCGCGGGGATCTCCGTGGAGTGCGACGCGCCGGAGGTCCCGACCGGCGCCACGAACAGTTGCCGCAAGGCCGCCGCCTTCTTCCTTGCCTGGGCGGGGGCCCCCTCCGGGGTGCGGATCCGGATCCGGAAGACGATCCCCGCCGAATCGGGGCTGGGGGGGGGAAGTTCCGACGCGGCGGCGGCGCTGAAAGGGTTGATCGCCCTGACAGGGAGGCAGCCTCCCGCGGAAGCGTTGCTGGCGATGGCGGCCCGCGTCGGCGCGGACGTCCCGTTCTTCCTTCCGGGCGGCGCGGCGCTCGTCGAGGGGTTCGGCGAGCGGCTCACTCCTCTCCCGTGGAACGTTCCGTTTCACGCGGTCATCGTGCGCCCCGCCTTCGGGCTTTCGACGCGGGAGGGATACGCGCGGCTCGGGCGCGAACCGGGCGCCCCGCCCCCCCGTGACCCCGTCCCGTCGTTCCGGACGTTTTCGGACGTGGCGGCCGCCGTCCGGAACGATTTCGAGGCGGCGTGGGGGCCATCGCATCCGGAGATCGCGGCGATCCGGCGGGAACTGGTCTCCGCGGGTGCGGCGGCGGCGGGGCTGTCGGGGAGCGGATCGGCGGTGTTCGGCCTCTTCATGTCCGAAGGCGCGGCGCGGGAGGCGCGGGGAAAATTGTCGGCAGGCGACGGCGGGGGGAAAGGGCGACGGGTCTTCGTCGCGAGAAGCGTCTAGACGCTGCACGAACACCTTGCGGGGGAAGGGGAGGAGCCAGGATGCGGATCACCGAGGTGAAGGTCTTTCCGGTGTCGGACAATGAGAAGTTGAAAGGGTACGCCACGATCATCTTCGACGACTGCTTCGTCGTCCGGGACCTAAAGATCATCCAGGGGAGCGCCGGCCTGTTCGTCGCCATGCCGAGCAAGAAGACGAAGGACGGCACGTACCGGGACACCGCCCACCCCCTGAACAACGAGACCCGGAGGATGATCGAGGAGACCGTGATCGGTGCGTACGAGCGGGGAACCGGCGCCGTCCTTGACGGGGTCGCGGCGGGCCGCTAATATCACGGGTGCGCTGGGAGGTCGTCTAACGGCAGGACCGGGGCCTTTGAAGCCCCTGATGAAGGTTCGACCCCTTCCCTCCCAGCCACGCCGCGGGCCGGACATCGGGGAGCGGTCGAATAGGGCTTGCCAATCGTCCTCCCTTCGGTATAATATTTAATCTTTTCAGCGAAATTTCCTCCGGATACAGGGGAGTTGTGTGACGCGACTGAAGGTTTTCACCGGGAACGCGAACCCGGATCTCGCGAAGGAGATCTGCGCGTACCTCTGCATCCCGCTGGGGTCCGCGGTCATCAAGCGGTTCAGCGACGGCGAGGTGAACGTCGAGATCCGGGACAACGTCCGCGGCGTGGATGTGTTCGTGATCCAGCCCACGTGCCCCCCGGTGAACGACCACCTGATGGAGCTGCTGATCCTGATGGACGGCCTCAAGCGCGCCTCGGCGAAGCGGGTGACGGCAGTGCTCCCGTATTACGGGTATGCGCGGCAGGACCGGAAGGTCCTCCCCCGGGCCCCCATCACGGCGAAGCTCGTGGCCGACCTCCTGACCGCCGCGGGCGTCTCCCGGCTGCTGACGATGGACCTTCACGCGGGACAGATCCAGGGATTCTTCAATATCCCGGTGGACCACCTTTACTCGGCGCCGGTGATGCTCGAGTACATCAAGGCGAAGTACGAGAACGACATCGTGATCGTCTCCCCGGACGCCGGGGGCGTCGAGCGGGCGCGCGCCGTCGCCAAGCGTCTTTCCGCCTCCCTCGCCATCATCGACAAACGTCGGATGGGGCCCAACGTGGCCGAGGTGATGCACATCATCGGGGAGGTCGAGGGGAAGACGGCGATCCTGCTCGACGACATGGTCGACACGGCCGGGACGTTGGCGCAGTCGGCCGACGCCCTGCGGCGCACCGGGGCGAAGCATATCTACGCGTGCGCCACGCACGCGGTCCTGTCGGGCCCGGCCATCGATCGGCTCGAGAAATCGGAGATCGAGGAGCTCGTGGTGACCAACACGATTCCCCTGGGTCCCAAGGCGGCATGCAAAAAGCTTCACGTCCTCTCGGTCGCGCCCCTGCTGGGCGAGGCGATCAAGAGGATCCATTTCCAGGATTCGGTCAGCTCGCTGTTCGTATAAGAGGAGAGAGAAGATGGCAATGACGGAGTTGACGGCGGACCGCCGTCGGTACACGGGGAAAGAGATCAACCGGAAGCGTCGCGCCGAGGGGAAGATCCCGGGTGTCATCTACGGCAAGGGGATCGAGACCCGTTCGATCGAGTTCCAGCGCAAGCCCCTCGAAAAGTTTCTCGACACGGCTCGCCGCGGGACGGTGGTCGTCAAGATGACCGTGCAGGACGGGGCCGAGGGGAAAGAGTCGTACGCGGTACTGAAAGAGACGCAGAGCCACCCCCTGACCGGCCGGGTTACCCACGTCGATTTCTACGAGGTGGCGCTCGGGAAAAAGTTCCGCGTCGAGGTCCCGCTGCGGATCAAGGGGAAGGCGG is part of the Deltaproteobacteria bacterium CG2_30_66_27 genome and encodes:
- a CDS encoding 4-(cytidine 5'-diphospho)-2-C-methyl-D-erythritol kinase, encoding MGSAVSFLAPAKLNLSLQVFGKRPDGYHHIRSVMVPVSLYDEVTVEEAPAGISVECDAPEVPTGATNSCRKAAAFFLAWAGAPSGVRIRIRKTIPAESGLGGGSSDAAAALKGLIALTGRQPPAEALLAMAARVGADVPFFLPGGAALVEGFGERLTPLPWNVPFHAVIVRPAFGLSTREGYARLGREPGAPPPRDPVPSFRTFSDVAAAVRNDFEAAWGPSHPEIAAIRRELVSAGAAAAGLSGSGSAVFGLFMSEGAAREARGKLSAGDGGGKGRRVFVARSV
- a CDS encoding septation protein SpoVG, encoding MRITEVKVFPVSDNEKLKGYATIIFDDCFVVRDLKIIQGSAGLFVAMPSKKTKDGTYRDTAHPLNNETRRMIEETVIGAYERGTGAVLDGVAAGR
- a CDS encoding phosphoribosylpyrophosphate synthetase, producing the protein MTRLKVFTGNANPDLAKEICAYLCIPLGSAVIKRFSDGEVNVEIRDNVRGVDVFVIQPTCPPVNDHLMELLILMDGLKRASAKRVTAVLPYYGYARQDRKVLPRAPITAKLVADLLTAAGVSRLLTMDLHAGQIQGFFNIPVDHLYSAPVMLEYIKAKYENDIVIVSPDAGGVERARAVAKRLSASLAIIDKRRMGPNVAEVMHIIGEVEGKTAILLDDMVDTAGTLAQSADALRRTGAKHIYACATHAVLSGPAIDRLEKSEIEELVVTNTIPLGPKAACKKLHVLSVAPLLGEAIKRIHFQDSVSSLFV